In the Syngnathus scovelli strain Florida chromosome 8, RoL_Ssco_1.2, whole genome shotgun sequence genome, one interval contains:
- the nr0b1 gene encoding nuclear receptor subfamily 0 group B member 1 produces MATTLEGCRCRGANLRGNSRSNCNSGSHSHSSNSNSSSILYSILKSDREEQQHETLHNLLHRTSSSSSSTSSVASGPAWRHQEQQQQCSCGTTRRRGVLRSPQVTCKAASAILVKTLRFVKNVPCFRELPEDEQVVLIRSGWAPLLVLGLAQDRVDFETTETVEPSMLQRILTGAPQSQSESAPVTVADPSRGAGAGVSLADIETIKGFLKKCWSVDISTKEYAYLKGAVLFNPDLEGLRCLPYIQSLRREAHQALNEHVRLIHREDATRFAKLLIALSMLRSISPSVVAQLFFKPIIGSVNIEEVLMEMFYGK; encoded by the exons ATGGCCACGACGCTGGAGGGCTGCCGCTGTCGGGGTGCGAACCTCCGCGGGAACAGCAGAAGCAACTGCAATAGCGGCAGCCACAGCCACAGCAGCAACAGTAACAGCAGCAGCATCCTTTACAGCATTCTTAAGAGTGACAGAGAGGAACAACAACATGAAACGCTACATAACTTACTCCACaggacctcctcctcttcctcgtccaCCTCTTCTGTAGCCTCCGGGCCAGCGTGGCGACATCAGGAGCAGCAACAGCAGTGCTCCTGCGGGACAACGCGGCGCCGCGGGGTCCTCCGCTCCCCGCAGGTGACGTGCAAAGCAGCCTCCGCCATCCTGGTCAAGACGCTGAGATTTGTCAAGAACGTGCCGTGCTTCAGGGAGCTGCCCGAGGATGAGCAGGTGGTCCTGATCCGGAGCGGCTGGGCGCCCCTGTTGGTGCTCGGCTTGGCCCAGGACCGCGTGGACTTTGAGACCACGGAGACTGTGGAGCCGAGCATGCTGCAGAGGATTCTCACTGGGGCACCCCAAAGTCAGAGCGAATCAGCGCCGGTGACTGTGGCCGACCCAAGTCGAGGGGCTGGAGCTGGCGTGTCGTTGGCCGACATCGAAACCATTAAAGGCTTCTTGAAGAAGTGCTGGAGTGTGGACATCAGCACCAAGGAGTACGCCTATCTGAAGGGAGCCGTGCTCTTCAACCCGG ATCTGGAGGGTCTCCGCTGCCTGCCGTACATCCAGTCGCTGCGGCGTGAGGCCCACCAGGCCCTCAATGAGCACGTCCGACTGATCCATCGCGAGGACGCCACACGTTTTGCCAAACTACTCATCGCCCTGTCCATGCTGAGGTCCATCAGCCCTTCTGTGGTGGCCCAGCTCTTCTTCAAGCCCATCATCGGGAGCGTCAACATTGAGGAGGTGCTCATGGAGATGTTCTACGGGAAATAA
- the LOC125974123 gene encoding TLR adapter interacting with SLC15A4 on the lysosome gives MLCEAKLLSMAYEEAEESCHPQCERQESTVGSSSRSTGGIVHRHHNPSEQEGGTIVGENPPEFSQLDSLDLYKTHPVRENSPGIQMASPRLGGDATFLVPSFCQSICQNYSDLHIGGDQVLPLLADNLDQVHADTQSVGPFLQSCDVPPPGEDSPPRRAAQIGLLLSLRGGSNHWRQGSGRDRSFFSQGREGPFTNSLLNGYLEQKLLDLYQQYMMENMARNSGPVCPLLASEMVLTSLDQITLQLSRDGNLEAGMAKDMVMSCLLRVAGEAESSEISTPFLQISSDGSKELFNQDKEQ, from the coding sequence ATGCTTTGTGAAGCGAAATTGCTGAGCATGGCCTACGAAGAAGCAGAAGAATCGTGCCACCCGCAGTGCGAGAGGCAGGAGAGTACTGTCGGATCTTCTTCCCGCTCTACAGGCGGCATTGTGCATCGTCATCACAATCCGTCGGAGCAGGAAGGGGGTACTATAGTCGGCGAGAATCCTCCAGAATTCTCCCAGCTGGACTCTTTGGATCTGTACAAAACACATCCAGTCAGAGAGAACTCTCCAGGAATCCAGATGGCTTCTCCTCGCCTGGGAGGCGACGCCACCTTCTTGGTTCCATCCTTCTGTCAGAGCATCTGCCAGAACTACAGCGACCTCCACATCGGAGGAGACCAGGTTCTGCCCCTGTTGGCCGACAATTTGGATCAGGTGCACGCCGACACCCAGTCGGTGGGTCCCTTCTTGCAGTCCTGTGACGTCCCCCCGCCTGGAGAAGACTCCCCTCCGAGACGAGCTGCACAGATTGGGCTCCTGCTGTCTCTCAGGGGCGGCTCCAACCACTGGAGACAAGGAAGTGGTCGAGATCGGAGCTTTTTCTCCCAAGGCCGCGAGGGACCCTTCACCAACTCCCTCCTGAACGGCTACCTGGAACAGAAGCTTCTGGACCTGTACCAGCAGTACATGATGGAGAACATGGCCAGGAATTCAGGCCCTGTCTGCCCCCTACTGGCCTCAGAGATGGTCCTGACCAGCCTGGACCAGATCACCTTGCAGCTGAGCCGGGATGGGAATCTGGAGGCGGGCATGGCCAAGGACATGGTGATGTCATGCCTGCTGAGGGTGGCTGGTGAAGCTGAGTCCAGCGAGATCAGCACACCTTTCCTGCAGATCTCCAGTGACGGATCCAAGGAGCTCTTCAACCAGGACAAGGAGCAATGA